The Candidatus Angelobacter sp. genome window below encodes:
- a CDS encoding prenyltransferase/squalene oxidase repeat-containing protein produces the protein MDFSTRLRNALETARKELLAARPAVGHWVGELSSSALSTATAICALALAEKHNQSLRTSYPALRISQGLDWLARHVNTDGGWGDTTLSFSNISTTTLCWAAFGVVPGADEKYRGVVKGAERWLAGRAGGITPEKLAPAIIARYGEDRTFSVPILTTCALSGRLSSGAAAWKWVLPLPFELAALPHQFFAALRLPVVSYALPALIAIGQARHHHLPSRNPVARIVRNLTRARTLDVLTDIQPSSGGFLEATPLTSFVVMSLAGSGQVNHPVTKKGVEFLVASQLADGSWPIDTNLATWVTTLSVNALANDPSFQLPLDERHAIGDWLVKQQYRDVQPYTNAAPGGWAWTDLPGGVPDADDTAGALLTLRNLWVGSPQPGEPVVQARRREVIDSAIAGVTWLLEVQNSDGGIPTFCRGWTNLPFDRSAPDLTAHALRAWNAWLPDLTAGLLRRVRR, from the coding sequence TTGGACTTTTCCACGCGACTTCGCAATGCGCTTGAAACGGCGCGCAAAGAATTGTTGGCGGCGCGCCCTGCGGTCGGTCATTGGGTCGGTGAACTCTCAAGCAGTGCGCTTTCCACGGCGACCGCGATCTGCGCCCTCGCTCTTGCTGAAAAGCACAATCAATCGCTCCGCACTTCATACCCGGCGCTGCGCATTTCCCAAGGTCTCGACTGGCTCGCGCGACACGTCAACACCGACGGCGGCTGGGGCGACACGACTCTCAGTTTCAGCAACATCAGTACCACGACGCTTTGCTGGGCGGCGTTCGGCGTCGTGCCTGGCGCGGACGAAAAGTATCGCGGGGTCGTGAAGGGCGCGGAGCGCTGGCTGGCTGGACGCGCCGGGGGCATCACACCGGAGAAACTCGCGCCCGCCATCATCGCCCGTTACGGCGAGGACCGCACCTTTTCCGTCCCGATTCTGACGACGTGCGCGTTGAGCGGACGACTCAGCTCGGGCGCGGCTGCTTGGAAATGGGTATTGCCATTGCCGTTCGAACTGGCTGCGCTGCCCCACCAATTCTTCGCCGCGTTGCGCCTGCCGGTCGTCAGTTATGCGTTGCCCGCCCTCATCGCCATCGGACAGGCGCGGCACCATCATTTACCGTCGCGAAATCCGGTCGCTCGCATTGTCCGCAATCTGACGCGAGCGCGAACACTCGATGTGCTCACCGACATTCAACCGTCGAGCGGCGGATTTCTCGAAGCCACTCCGCTTACAAGCTTTGTCGTGATGAGTCTCGCGGGCAGCGGGCAGGTCAATCATCCAGTGACGAAGAAGGGAGTCGAGTTTCTCGTGGCGTCGCAACTCGCCGACGGCAGTTGGCCGATTGACACCAACCTCGCGACATGGGTGACGACTCTCTCGGTTAATGCCTTGGCGAACGACCCGTCTTTTCAACTTCCACTCGACGAACGCCACGCAATTGGCGACTGGCTTGTGAAACAACAATATCGCGACGTTCAACCTTACACGAATGCCGCGCCCGGCGGCTGGGCGTGGACCGATCTGCCAGGGGGCGTGCCGGACGCTGACGACACCGCCGGAGCGTTGCTGACGTTGCGCAATCTCTGGGTAGGATCGCCGCAGCCCGGCGAGCCGGTCGTGCAAGCGAGGAGGCGTGAAGTAATTGATTCAGCCATCGCCGGCGTCACATGGTTGCTCGAAGTCCAAAACAGCGACGGCGGTATCCCGACGTTTTGTCGTGGCTGGACGAATCTGCCATTCGATAGAAGTGCGCCGGATTTGACGGCCCACGCGTTGCGCGCCTGGAATGCGTGGTTGCCGGACTTGACTGCGGGTTTGCTGCGTCGTGTTCGGCGAG